In Cicer arietinum cultivar CDC Frontier isolate Library 1 unplaced genomic scaffold, Cicar.CDCFrontier_v2.0 Ca_scaffold_4287_v2.0, whole genome shotgun sequence, the genomic stretch TATACCAAAATGACACCATGCATTTTTCCTCTTCAAAAAGTGAAAGATATCAACAAAACATCTAGTGGTGTTCTTGAGAAATGGCCTATGAGATTAAATGCTTTACCACCaagaataaaaaatgagaaTGATAATGGTTTCACACTTAAAGTatataatgaagataataagaTATGGAAAAAGAGAGTATCTTATTATAGTGTCATGCTCAAATCACTATCTTATGGTGGATATAGAAATGTTATGGATATGAATGCTGGATTTGGTAGATTTGCAGCTGCAATGAGGAAATATCAAGTTTGGGTTATGAATGTTGTTCCCTTTGATGCAAAAAGCAACAATCTTGGTATTATCTATGAAAGAGGACTTATTGGAACTTACATGGATTGGTATATTATTTATCACa encodes the following:
- the LOC101499373 gene encoding probable methyltransferase PMT19 produces the protein MTPCIFPLQKVKDINKTSSGVLEKWPMRLNALPPRIKNENDNGFTLKVYNEDNKIWKKRVSYYSVMLKSLSYGGYRNVMDMNAGFGRFAAAMRKYQVWVMNVVPFDAKSNNLGIIYERGLIGTYMDWCDITDIILEMHRILRREGTVIIRDFKDIILKVKEITDRMIWEGGTLVKDDDHNGSSQEMIMIFNNTN